One Burkholderia sp. PAMC 26561 genomic window carries:
- the purE gene encoding 5-(carboxyamino)imidazole ribonucleotide mutase gives MSEVQAHTHDAPLIGVLMGSSSDWDVMKNAVAILQDFGVPYEAKVVSAHRMPDEMFVYAESARSRGLAAIIAGAGGAAHLPGMLAAKTTVPVLGVPVSSKYLKGVDSLHSIVQMPKGVPVATFAIGEAGAANAALFAVSILAVTQSAYADKLAAFRARQNDAAHAMVLPPL, from the coding sequence ATGAGCGAAGTCCAGGCCCACACGCATGACGCACCGTTGATCGGGGTGTTGATGGGTTCCAGTTCCGACTGGGACGTGATGAAAAATGCCGTCGCGATCCTGCAGGACTTCGGCGTGCCGTACGAGGCCAAGGTCGTGTCAGCGCATCGCATGCCCGACGAGATGTTCGTCTACGCTGAAAGCGCACGTTCGCGCGGACTGGCGGCGATCATCGCAGGGGCAGGCGGCGCGGCGCATTTGCCGGGCATGCTCGCCGCTAAAACCACGGTGCCGGTGCTGGGCGTGCCGGTATCGAGCAAATACCTGAAGGGCGTCGATTCGCTGCATTCGATCGTCCAGATGCCCAAGGGCGTGCCGGTCGCGACGTTTGCCATCGGCGAGGCGGGGGCGGCGAACGCCGCGTTGTTCGCGGTATCCATTCTTGCTGTGACGCAGAGCGCCTATGCCGACAAACTCGCCGCTTTCCGCGCCCGCCAGAACGACGCAGCGCATGCAATGGTCCTCCCGCCGCTCTAA
- a CDS encoding 5-(carboxyamino)imidazole ribonucleotide synthase, which yields MNAHTQPSSPIQPGAWLGMVGGGQLGRMFCFAAQSMGYRVAVLDPDETSPAGSVADKHIRAAYDDETALTELARLCAAVSTEFENVPSASLDFLAKTTFVSPAGRCVAIAQDRVAEKRFIATAGVPVAPHVVIESPEALAALSDEQIAAVLPGILKTARLGYDGKGQTSVRNVDEVRTAYGSLAGVPCVLEKRMPLKFEVSVLIARAGDGKSAVFPLAQNQHVGGILAKTVVPAPDATDALVAQAQDAALTIAAKLDYVGVLCVEFFILEDGSLIANEMAPRPHNSGHYTVDACATSQFEQQVRAMTGMPLGDTRQHSPAAMLNILGDVWFDGAKAHIPPWHEVIAMPTARLHLYGKEEARPGRKMGHVNFTATTLEEVRAAARDCARLLHIALD from the coding sequence ATGAACGCACACACCCAACCCAGTTCTCCCATCCAGCCGGGCGCATGGCTCGGCATGGTCGGCGGCGGCCAGCTCGGCCGCATGTTCTGTTTCGCTGCGCAATCCATGGGCTATCGCGTGGCGGTCCTCGATCCGGACGAAACGAGCCCGGCTGGTTCCGTCGCCGATAAACACATCCGCGCCGCCTACGACGACGAAACCGCGCTCACCGAACTCGCGCGCTTGTGTGCGGCGGTATCGACGGAATTCGAGAACGTGCCGTCCGCCAGTCTCGATTTCCTCGCCAAGACCACGTTTGTCAGCCCGGCCGGACGGTGCGTGGCGATCGCCCAGGATCGCGTGGCGGAGAAGCGGTTTATCGCAACCGCGGGCGTGCCGGTGGCACCGCATGTGGTGATCGAGTCGCCGGAAGCGCTCGCGGCCCTGAGCGATGAACAGATCGCCGCCGTCTTGCCCGGGATCCTGAAAACGGCGCGCCTCGGTTACGACGGCAAGGGCCAGACGAGCGTGCGCAACGTCGACGAAGTCCGCACCGCATATGGATCGCTTGCCGGCGTGCCCTGCGTGCTCGAAAAACGCATGCCGCTGAAATTCGAAGTGTCGGTACTGATCGCGCGCGCGGGCGATGGCAAATCTGCCGTTTTCCCGCTCGCGCAGAACCAGCACGTTGGCGGAATCCTGGCGAAGACCGTCGTGCCGGCGCCGGATGCAACCGATGCGCTCGTGGCCCAGGCGCAGGACGCCGCGCTGACGATTGCCGCGAAGCTGGATTACGTCGGCGTGTTGTGCGTGGAGTTTTTCATTCTCGAAGACGGGTCGCTGATCGCCAATGAAATGGCGCCGCGTCCACACAATTCGGGGCATTACACGGTGGACGCCTGCGCGACCAGCCAGTTCGAGCAACAAGTACGCGCGATGACCGGCATGCCGCTCGGCGATACGCGCCAGCATTCGCCGGCCGCCATGCTGAACATTCTCGGCGACGTCTGGTTCGATGGCGCCAAGGCCCACATCCCGCCGTGGCACGAGGTCATCGCCATGCCGACGGCGCGTTTGCATCTGTATGGCAAGGAAGAAGCGCGTCCGGGCCGCAAGATGGGCCACGTGAATTTCACGGCGACGACGCTGGAAGAAGTGCGTGCGGCGGCGCGCGACTGCGCCCGCCTGCTGCACATCGCGCTGGACTGA
- a CDS encoding L-threonylcarbamoyladenylate synthase, whose translation MTFEAPSVAQVTEAAALLDAGQLVAFPTETVYGLGGDAGNPEAIARIYAAKGRPSNHPVIVHLAPGSDPAYWVETLVPDAQKLIDAFWPGPLTLILKRAAHVPAAVSGGQESVAIRCPSHPVAQALLSAFSALRNGHGGVAGPSANRFGHVSPTTAQHVRDEFGTSVHVLDGGAAKVGIESTILDLSRGFPALLRPGHVSPAEIADVLGVMPRLPDGTDASAPRASGTLKAHYAPRTPLRLLPFDALEPLLAAHPLNADKKLALVARASSAGKWADAPNVRFIAAPDDPQSYARELYGLLRKLDREDVERILIETLPVSAEWSAVNDRLGRAAAAFEEQE comes from the coding sequence ATGACCTTCGAAGCACCCAGCGTCGCGCAGGTCACGGAAGCAGCCGCGTTGCTCGACGCCGGCCAGCTCGTCGCGTTTCCGACTGAAACGGTCTACGGGCTCGGCGGCGATGCCGGGAATCCCGAGGCGATCGCGCGGATTTATGCGGCCAAAGGGCGGCCGTCGAATCATCCGGTGATCGTGCATCTCGCGCCCGGCAGCGATCCCGCGTACTGGGTCGAGACGCTTGTCCCCGATGCACAAAAACTGATCGATGCCTTCTGGCCCGGCCCGCTTACGCTGATCCTGAAGCGCGCGGCGCACGTGCCCGCGGCGGTCAGCGGTGGGCAGGAGTCGGTCGCGATCCGCTGTCCGTCGCATCCGGTCGCGCAGGCTTTGCTGAGCGCGTTCAGCGCCTTACGCAACGGTCACGGCGGCGTGGCGGGGCCATCGGCGAACCGGTTCGGGCACGTCAGCCCGACCACGGCGCAACATGTCCGCGATGAATTCGGCACGAGCGTCCATGTGCTCGATGGCGGTGCGGCGAAGGTGGGTATCGAATCGACGATCCTGGATTTATCGCGTGGCTTTCCGGCGTTGTTGCGGCCGGGGCACGTGAGTCCGGCGGAAATTGCGGACGTTCTCGGCGTGATGCCGCGTCTTCCCGATGGCACCGATGCGAGCGCGCCTCGCGCATCCGGGACGCTCAAGGCGCATTACGCGCCGCGCACGCCATTGCGATTGTTGCCGTTCGATGCGCTGGAACCGCTGCTCGCAGCGCACCCTCTGAACGCCGATAAAAAGCTGGCGCTGGTCGCGCGGGCATCGAGCGCGGGGAAATGGGCCGATGCGCCCAACGTCCGGTTCATCGCTGCGCCCGACGATCCGCAAAGTTACGCGCGCGAGTTGTACGGCTTGCTGCGCAAGCTCGATCGCGAGGACGTGGAGCGGATCTTGATCGAGACGCTGCCGGTATCGGCGGAATGGAGTGCCGTGAATGACCGGCTTGGCCGCGCGGCGGCGGCGTTTGAAGAGCAGGAGTGA
- a CDS encoding SGNH/GDSL hydrolase family protein has product MTPMKPAQTIPAARRTYWLRAVQTAMACAAIAALAACGGGDDNNNNTPAGGVKLQVVSFGDSLSDVGTYAPVATANFGGGRFTTNPGQVWTQNVAQYYGDTLTAANTGGFGVPLQAGTGLGYAQGGSRVTLQPGVGHATPGTANADFSQATTIPVNDQVSQYIASHGTFNANQLVLVNGGANDIFYNLTVAQATAAGIQAQVAAGTLAPADALAAGNAAQKAATTAISQAAIDLATVVGRVVQAGATHVLVSNVPDIGGSPQGLASADKGVTLSQVTQLFNGTLQGALQQAGLLSKVIYVDAYTWVDGVQANYQSNGFSVSNTGTACNLAAMIAAATKAGQPNPTAFGTSLFCSPQTYTVANADQTYMYADTVHPTTHLHALFSTYVEQQVAKAGLGK; this is encoded by the coding sequence ATGACGCCGATGAAACCCGCCCAGACCATTCCCGCCGCGCGCCGGACCTACTGGCTGCGCGCTGTGCAAACCGCGATGGCGTGCGCAGCCATCGCCGCATTGGCCGCGTGCGGCGGCGGCGATGACAACAATAACAACACGCCCGCGGGCGGCGTGAAGCTGCAGGTGGTGTCGTTCGGCGACAGCCTGTCCGATGTCGGCACGTACGCGCCCGTCGCCACGGCGAACTTCGGCGGCGGCCGCTTCACGACGAACCCCGGCCAGGTCTGGACGCAAAACGTCGCGCAGTATTACGGCGACACGCTCACCGCCGCGAATACCGGCGGCTTTGGCGTGCCGCTTCAGGCAGGAACCGGGCTGGGCTATGCGCAAGGCGGCTCGCGCGTGACGTTGCAACCGGGCGTCGGCCATGCCACGCCGGGCACGGCGAACGCGGACTTCTCGCAAGCCACGACGATTCCGGTCAACGATCAGGTCTCGCAGTACATCGCGTCGCACGGCACGTTCAACGCCAACCAGCTCGTGCTGGTGAACGGCGGCGCCAATGACATCTTCTATAACCTGACTGTCGCGCAAGCGACTGCTGCGGGAATTCAGGCGCAGGTCGCGGCTGGCACGCTTGCGCCGGCTGATGCGCTTGCCGCCGGCAACGCGGCGCAAAAAGCCGCGACGACCGCGATTAGCCAGGCGGCTATCGACCTGGCCACGGTCGTCGGACGCGTCGTTCAGGCAGGTGCCACGCATGTGCTGGTATCGAATGTGCCGGATATCGGCGGATCGCCACAGGGGCTTGCCAGCGCCGACAAAGGCGTGACGCTGTCGCAAGTCACGCAGTTGTTCAACGGCACGCTGCAAGGCGCGCTGCAGCAGGCGGGGCTGTTGTCGAAGGTGATCTACGTCGATGCCTACACGTGGGTCGATGGTGTCCAGGCCAACTATCAGTCGAACGGCTTTTCGGTATCGAATACGGGCACGGCCTGTAATCTTGCCGCGATGATCGCTGCCGCCACGAAAGCCGGCCAGCCGAACCCGACCGCGTTCGGCACGTCGCTGTTCTGCTCGCCGCAGACGTACACGGTGGCGAACGCCGACCAGACCTACATGTACGCGGATACCGTACATCCGACGACGCATCTGCACGCGCTGTTTTCCACCTACGTTGAACAGCAGGTTGCGAAGGCAGGGTTGGGAAAATAA
- the dacB gene encoding D-alanyl-D-alanine carboxypeptidase/D-alanyl-D-alanine endopeptidase: MYRASLQTTKVSIGKGWRAVTALAVVVSALGMGLSTPAEARSGGGTKAESQKQAGKSAVARTTKAVKTTKAEKAARKNNFERVAVPAGPLPPTVMAALARAHVPLSSMSVVVQRIGAGGVPLVALNANVPMMPASTMKLVTTYSGLSLLGPDYRWKTTAYADGEVDANGILHGNLYIQGTGDPKLVPEELIDLVDQIRRNGISGIDGALVLDKRYFDPSTRDLPAFDADETAPYNVGPDPLLYAFKSLSFTLTPNPEGGVSIDVLPQLAQLQIDNELRVTRGACAGTLPAASPSVAQTSGGFVQASFIGDYPLRCGPRTINVAALDHSTFFAGGFLALWKQAGGTFAGVTREGPTPSSARLVGTHRSPVLSDIVRDINKFSNNVMARNLFLTIGAATGKPPATTQKSAAAITAFLHRSALPMSGLYLDNGSGLSREEHITAQSLADLLTAANSSPVAQVFTESLPIAGVDGTMRNRLTNAGALGNAHIKTGTLRDVRAIAGYVGAANGESYVVVSMINDPRAEAARAAHDALLEWVYEGARRTGSMD, translated from the coding sequence ATGTATAGAGCATCACTGCAGACCACAAAAGTTTCCATCGGCAAAGGGTGGCGCGCTGTCACGGCGCTGGCCGTGGTTGTATCGGCGCTAGGTATGGGCCTGAGCACGCCCGCCGAGGCCCGCAGCGGCGGCGGCACAAAAGCAGAATCGCAAAAGCAGGCCGGCAAAAGCGCGGTCGCGAGGACGACCAAGGCGGTCAAGACCACCAAGGCCGAGAAGGCCGCCAGGAAGAACAACTTCGAGCGCGTCGCGGTTCCCGCCGGCCCGTTGCCGCCCACCGTCATGGCAGCGCTCGCACGGGCGCACGTACCGCTTTCGTCGATGAGCGTGGTGGTTCAGCGCATCGGCGCCGGCGGCGTACCGCTCGTCGCGCTCAACGCAAACGTGCCGATGATGCCCGCGTCCACCATGAAACTGGTCACGACCTACTCGGGTTTGTCGCTGCTGGGACCTGACTATCGCTGGAAAACGACGGCCTATGCCGACGGCGAAGTCGATGCCAACGGCATCCTTCACGGCAATCTTTATATCCAGGGCACCGGCGATCCCAAACTCGTGCCGGAAGAACTGATCGATCTCGTGGACCAGATCCGCCGCAACGGCATTTCGGGCATCGACGGCGCGCTGGTGCTGGACAAGCGTTACTTCGATCCGTCGACACGCGACCTCCCCGCCTTCGATGCCGACGAAACCGCGCCCTATAACGTCGGTCCCGACCCGCTGCTCTACGCGTTCAAGTCGCTGTCGTTCACGCTGACGCCGAATCCGGAAGGCGGCGTGTCGATCGACGTCTTGCCGCAACTCGCGCAACTTCAGATCGATAACGAATTGCGCGTGACGCGCGGCGCGTGCGCGGGGACGCTCCCGGCGGCGTCGCCAAGCGTGGCGCAAACTTCGGGCGGCTTCGTGCAGGCATCGTTCATTGGCGACTATCCGCTGCGCTGCGGTCCGCGCACGATCAACGTCGCTGCGCTCGATCACTCGACGTTTTTCGCGGGCGGTTTCCTCGCGCTGTGGAAACAGGCGGGCGGCACCTTCGCCGGCGTGACGCGCGAAGGCCCGACGCCTTCCAGCGCGCGGCTTGTCGGGACGCATCGCAGCCCGGTGCTCTCGGACATCGTTCGCGATATCAACAAGTTCAGCAACAACGTGATGGCGCGTAATTTGTTCCTGACCATCGGCGCCGCAACCGGCAAACCACCGGCGACGACGCAGAAATCGGCGGCAGCCATTACCGCGTTCCTGCATCGAAGCGCCCTGCCCATGTCGGGTCTGTATCTGGATAACGGTTCGGGTCTGTCGCGCGAAGAACACATCACGGCACAGTCGCTCGCCGACCTGCTGACCGCGGCGAATTCCAGTCCGGTCGCGCAGGTCTTCACGGAATCGCTGCCGATCGCCGGCGTGGACGGCACCATGCGCAACCGCCTGACGAACGCAGGCGCGCTCGGCAACGCGCACATCAAGACGGGCACGCTGCGCGACGTCCGCGCGATCGCAGGTTACGTGGGCGCGGCGAACGGCGAAAGCTACGTGGTGGTGAGCATGATCAACGACCCGCGTGCCGAAGCTGCGCGCGCCGCGCACGATGCCTTGCTCGAATGGGTCTACGAAGGCGCGCGCCGCACGGGATCGATGGATTGA
- a CDS encoding OprD family outer membrane porin, protein MPSLFSKSETTISTTFYSRNRHATDHAGDIHVNALSLGIDWRSGYAAGPWGFVGADVSGFTNLRVAPGTGLSEVLYHDYRDDADKTYATLAHAALKWRSTATGDGWQVRAGYTPLSVGTLGSSGGLHSHAYRGAEVKYHVAGWEFGYALADQFRNEWDNRFRPMTNAWHQNRDQYDGTASRIDYVHSAGIRYEAAADTYVDGGVGEGKRYRRNAQVGATRAWRTGEHGTVTTTGYALWGRYQAALGPVASPANEWHASTSVGYASGPFTVSMGFGVTHAPDSREMNFRLTPWANSDNRNQIQTWGQLDDFVWDGTRVIKASASYQIGPYIGVPGLAVGVSGIRGWAIKNPGRGDTSANEIDLSVTYDVKEGPLKGAGIGVFPARLRTNGFYGKSDRNDVKIIASYSKTF, encoded by the coding sequence ATGCCCAGTCTTTTCTCGAAGTCCGAGACGACCATCAGTACGACGTTTTACTCAAGAAACCGGCATGCGACCGATCACGCCGGTGATATCCATGTCAACGCGCTCTCATTGGGTATTGACTGGCGCTCGGGTTATGCGGCGGGTCCGTGGGGATTTGTCGGCGCGGACGTGTCGGGTTTTACCAACCTTCGGGTCGCGCCGGGCACAGGCTTGTCGGAAGTGCTTTATCACGACTATCGCGATGACGCCGACAAGACCTATGCAACGCTCGCCCATGCTGCGCTGAAATGGCGCAGCACCGCGACGGGCGACGGATGGCAGGTTCGCGCGGGTTATACGCCGCTGAGTGTCGGCACGCTCGGGTCATCGGGCGGATTGCACTCGCACGCGTACCGCGGCGCCGAAGTGAAATATCACGTGGCGGGCTGGGAATTCGGCTACGCGCTCGCCGATCAGTTCCGCAATGAATGGGACAACCGCTTCCGGCCGATGACCAATGCGTGGCATCAGAACCGCGATCAATATGACGGCACGGCGAGCCGGATCGACTATGTGCATAGCGCGGGGATCCGGTACGAGGCGGCTGCCGATACCTATGTCGATGGCGGCGTGGGCGAGGGCAAGCGCTACAGGCGCAACGCGCAGGTTGGCGCGACGCGTGCGTGGCGCACCGGCGAGCACGGCACGGTGACGACGACCGGCTATGCCTTGTGGGGCCGCTATCAGGCGGCGCTCGGACCGGTCGCGTCGCCGGCCAACGAATGGCATGCCAGCACGAGCGTCGGTTACGCGAGCGGTCCTTTCACCGTCAGCATGGGCTTCGGCGTCACGCACGCACCCGACTCGCGCGAGATGAATTTCCGCCTGACGCCTTGGGCCAACAGCGACAACCGCAATCAGATCCAGACCTGGGGCCAGCTCGATGACTTCGTGTGGGACGGCACGCGCGTGATCAAGGCATCGGCGTCGTATCAGATCGGGCCGTATATCGGTGTGCCGGGACTTGCAGTCGGCGTGAGCGGAATTCGCGGATGGGCGATCAAAAACCCCGGACGCGGCGATACATCGGCGAACGAGATCGACTTGAGCGTCACCTATGACGTGAAGGAAGGTCCGCTCAAAGGCGCAGGAATCGGCGTGTTTCCAGCGCGGCTTCGCACCAATGGTTTTTACGGGAAATCCGATCGCAATGACGTGAAGATCATTGCATCGTATAGCAAGACTTTTTGA
- a CDS encoding family 20 glycosylhydrolase, with translation MKRINFATGLLAMAASMPVFALTPALPPKATQPVAAATSAGPALAAVLANDLMLRVSIDTNDAAKSGVPCADFGADSGACATGRLALVNTGQARITGDGWKLYLHSIRRILSINHPDFSLRHLTGDLYELTPRSGAVRLAAGERLEVPFVAEYWLLRYSDVLPRPYVVVAGAAPAVLKQNDTEDESRYVDALPANDNARIPLTPAQIFRQQAERGEPLPAREVAARVLPSAMRTNVGEGEADLRGVEMSLPDLSPGQVEALRERAGSLGLAKQGLPLTGVVAPHALPADIAVAGGYRVRIAPSGVSIDAFDAAGLYYGVQTVLSLALAGGGRIPAMTIEDAPRYGHRGMMVDVARNFRQPATLRRLIDQMSAYKLNRLHLHLSDDEGWRIEIPGLPELTAIGARRCHDLGETRCLIPQLASGPDNRSGGGFLTRDEYIALLRYANDRFVEVIPEIDMPGHSRAAVVAMEARYRRLHASGNEQEANAFRLIDPDDTSNTLSVQFYDRRSNLNPCSSGALNFAGKVIGEIAAMHREAQAPLNVWHFGGDEAKNILLGAGFQARDGKDADKGRIDMAAQDKPWARSPMCTALLKQEGIESVDELPSRFARQVSSLVNANGIETMEAWQDGLKHAAGPRDFATKNVMVTLWDTLFWGGAETARSWSAKGYLGILALPDYLYFDFPYTLDPHERGYYWGSRATDSFKTFSLAPDNLPQNAEVMPDREGKPFEVTSNGPAAHVYGMQGQAWAEVIRTDQQFEYMVYPRLLALAERAWHRAEWERPYKEGERYKLGDTDLVDKRALARDWQGFASVVEQRELPKLKLAGIGYRSPKREVAETGIEKRD, from the coding sequence ATGAAACGAATAAACTTCGCGACCGGATTGCTGGCAATGGCAGCGTCCATGCCCGTGTTTGCGCTCACGCCAGCGCTGCCTCCCAAAGCGACACAACCCGTCGCAGCCGCAACTTCCGCCGGCCCGGCGCTGGCCGCGGTGCTTGCGAACGACCTGATGCTGCGCGTATCGATCGATACCAACGATGCCGCCAAGTCGGGCGTGCCATGCGCCGATTTCGGCGCCGACTCGGGCGCGTGCGCAACCGGCCGGCTGGCCCTCGTCAACACGGGACAGGCGCGAATCACGGGCGATGGCTGGAAGCTCTATCTCCACAGCATTCGCCGGATCTTGAGCATCAATCATCCGGACTTCTCGCTGCGCCACCTGACGGGCGACCTGTACGAACTGACGCCGCGAAGCGGCGCGGTGAGGCTTGCCGCAGGCGAGCGGCTGGAAGTGCCGTTTGTCGCTGAATACTGGCTGCTCCGATACAGCGACGTACTGCCCCGGCCCTATGTTGTCGTTGCGGGCGCTGCGCCCGCCGTGCTCAAGCAAAACGACACCGAAGACGAAAGCCGTTACGTCGATGCGCTCCCCGCGAATGACAACGCCCGCATTCCCCTCACGCCCGCGCAGATATTCCGGCAGCAAGCCGAACGCGGCGAACCGCTGCCGGCGCGAGAGGTCGCGGCGCGCGTGTTGCCATCGGCGATGAGGACGAACGTTGGAGAAGGCGAGGCCGATTTGCGCGGGGTCGAAATGTCGCTTCCGGATCTCTCGCCGGGACAGGTCGAAGCGCTGCGTGAACGCGCCGGTTCGCTGGGGCTCGCGAAGCAGGGATTGCCGCTCACCGGTGTGGTCGCGCCTCACGCGCTGCCTGCCGATATCGCCGTGGCCGGCGGTTACCGTGTGCGGATCGCGCCCTCGGGCGTGTCGATCGACGCTTTTGATGCAGCCGGTCTTTACTACGGCGTGCAGACCGTATTGTCGCTGGCGTTGGCGGGCGGCGGACGCATTCCCGCAATGACCATCGAGGATGCGCCGCGCTACGGCCATCGCGGCATGATGGTCGATGTCGCGCGCAACTTCCGGCAACCCGCCACGCTGCGCCGCCTGATCGACCAGATGAGCGCTTACAAGCTCAATCGCCTGCATCTGCATTTGTCCGACGACGAAGGCTGGCGCATCGAGATCCCGGGTCTGCCCGAGCTGACGGCAATCGGCGCCCGGCGTTGTCACGACCTCGGCGAAACCCGTTGCCTCATTCCCCAGCTTGCTTCCGGCCCGGACAACCGCTCAGGCGGCGGCTTCCTGACGCGCGACGAATACATTGCGTTGCTGCGATACGCCAATGATCGTTTCGTGGAGGTCATTCCCGAAATCGACATGCCCGGCCACTCCCGCGCGGCCGTGGTCGCCATGGAAGCGCGGTATCGGCGGCTGCATGCGTCGGGCAACGAGCAGGAAGCGAACGCCTTCCGCCTGATCGATCCTGACGATACGTCGAACACGCTTTCGGTGCAGTTCTACGATCGACGCAGCAATCTGAATCCCTGCTCGAGCGGCGCGCTGAACTTTGCAGGCAAGGTGATTGGCGAGATTGCCGCGATGCATCGCGAAGCGCAGGCGCCGTTGAACGTATGGCATTTTGGCGGCGATGAAGCGAAGAACATCCTCCTCGGCGCGGGTTTTCAGGCGCGCGACGGGAAGGACGCGGACAAGGGCCGTATCGATATGGCGGCGCAAGACAAACCGTGGGCGCGTTCGCCAATGTGCACGGCCTTGCTCAAGCAAGAGGGCATCGAATCGGTCGACGAGTTGCCATCGAGGTTTGCCCGTCAGGTGAGCTCGCTCGTGAACGCGAACGGCATTGAAACAATGGAGGCGTGGCAGGACGGTTTGAAGCATGCCGCCGGTCCACGCGACTTCGCGACGAAGAATGTGATGGTCACGTTGTGGGACACACTTTTTTGGGGAGGCGCGGAAACGGCGCGAAGCTGGAGCGCGAAGGGATATCTTGGGATTCTGGCCTTGCCCGATTACTTGTACTTCGATTTCCCGTACACACTCGATCCACACGAGCGTGGCTACTACTGGGGATCGCGTGCAACGGACAGCTTCAAGACGTTCTCGCTCGCGCCGGACAACCTGCCGCAGAACGCCGAAGTGATGCCGGATCGCGAGGGCAAGCCCTTCGAGGTGACGAGCAATGGCCCGGCGGCGCATGTCTATGGTATGCAAGGTCAGGCGTGGGCCGAAGTGATACGCACGGACCAGCAGTTCGAATACATGGTGTATCCGCGTCTGCTGGCGCTGGCCGAACGCGCGTGGCATCGGGCGGAATGGGAGCGGCCATATAAGGAAGGCGAGCGCTACAAGCTCGGGGACACCGACCTGGTCGACAAACGTGCGTTGGCTCGCGACTGGCAGGGCTTTGCGAGTGTCGTTGAACAGCGCGAGCTGCCAAAACTGAAACTCGCGGGCATTGGTTATCGGTCGCCCAAGCGAGAGGTTGCAGAGACCGGCATCGAAAAGCGCGATTGA
- a CDS encoding response regulator, with protein sequence MRILLVEDDRMIAEGVRKALRSDGFAVDWVQDGEAALTAVGGEPYDLMLLDLGLPKRDGLDVLKSLRAKGNTLPVLIVTARDSIADRVKGLDAGADDYLVKPFDLDELGARMRALIRRHAGRGDSLIRHGALTLDPVGHQVTLEGNAIALSAREFALLEALMARPGAVLSKSQLEEKIYGWGEEIGSNTVEVYIHSLRKKLGPDLIRNVRGLGYMVSKEA encoded by the coding sequence ATGCGAATCCTGCTAGTTGAAGACGACAGAATGATTGCGGAAGGCGTCCGCAAGGCCCTGCGCAGCGACGGCTTTGCGGTCGACTGGGTGCAGGACGGCGAGGCCGCCCTGACAGCCGTCGGAGGCGAACCCTACGACCTGATGCTGCTCGACCTGGGCCTGCCAAAACGCGACGGCCTCGACGTGCTGAAAAGCCTGCGCGCCAAGGGCAACACGCTTCCGGTGCTGATCGTCACGGCACGGGATTCTATCGCCGACCGGGTCAAGGGGCTGGATGCCGGCGCCGACGATTACCTCGTCAAACCCTTCGATCTCGATGAACTCGGCGCCCGCATGCGCGCGCTGATCCGCCGCCATGCAGGCCGCGGCGATTCGCTGATCCGCCACGGCGCCCTGACGCTCGATCCCGTAGGCCATCAGGTCACGCTCGAAGGCAACGCCATCGCACTTTCGGCGCGTGAATTTGCGTTGCTCGAAGCCCTCATGGCGCGCCCCGGCGCCGTCCTGTCCAAAAGCCAGCTCGAAGAAAAGATCTACGGCTGGGGCGAGGAAATCGGCAGCAACACGGTCGAGGTCTACATCCATTCGCTGCGCAAGAAGCTCGGACCCGACCTCATCCGCAACGTCCGCGGACTCGGCTATATGGTGTCGAAGGAAGCCTGA